In Mus musculus strain C57BL/6J chromosome 14, GRCm38.p6 C57BL/6J, the following are encoded in one genomic region:
- the Cnih1 gene encoding protein cornichon homolog 1 isoform 1 (isoform 1 is encoded by transcript variant 1), with protein sequence MAFTFAAFCYMLALLLTAALIFFAIWHIIAFDELKTDYKNPIDQCNTLNPLVLPEYLIHAFFCVMFLCAAEWLTLGLNMPLLAYHIWRYMSRPVMSGPGLYDPTTIMNADILAYCQKEGWCKLAFYLLAFFYYLYGMIYVLVSS encoded by the exons ATGGCGTTCACTTTCGCGGCCTTCTGCTATATGCTGGCGCTGCTGCTCACCGCCGCGCTCATCTTCTTCGCCATCTGGCAC ATCATAGCATTTGATGAGCTGAAGACCGACTACAAGAACCCTATAGACCAGTGCAATACCCTGAACCCT CTTGTCCTTCCAGAGTACCTCATCCACGCGTTCTTCTGTGTCATGTTTCTCTGTGCGGCAGAGTGGCTGACCCTGGGCCTCAATATGCCCCTTTTGGCATACCATATTTGGAG GTATATGAGTAGACCAGTGATGAGCGGCCCTGGCCTCTATGACCCGACGACCATCATGAATGCAGACATTCTAGCCTACTGTCAGAAGGAAGGATGGTGCAAACTCGCTTTTTACCTTCTAGCGTTTTTTTACTACCTATACGG CATGATCTATGTTCTGGTGAGCTCTTAG
- the Cnih1 gene encoding protein cornichon homolog 1 isoform 2 (isoform 2 is encoded by transcript variant 2) has product MAFTFAAFCYMLALLLTAALIFFAIWHIIAFDELKTDYKNPIDQCNTLNPTVEKVKKIKRVKIALKLVLPEYLIHAFFCVMFLCAAEWLTLGLNMPLLAYHIWRYMSRPVMSGPGLYDPTTIMNADILAYCQKEGWCKLAFYLLAFFYYLYGMIYVLVSS; this is encoded by the exons ATGGCGTTCACTTTCGCGGCCTTCTGCTATATGCTGGCGCTGCTGCTCACCGCCGCGCTCATCTTCTTCGCCATCTGGCAC ATCATAGCATTTGATGAGCTGAAGACCGACTACAAGAACCCTATAGACCAGTGCAATACCCTGAACCCT ACAGTTGAAAAGGTCAAAAAGATTAAAAGAGTCAAAATTGCACTAAAG CTTGTCCTTCCAGAGTACCTCATCCACGCGTTCTTCTGTGTCATGTTTCTCTGTGCGGCAGAGTGGCTGACCCTGGGCCTCAATATGCCCCTTTTGGCATACCATATTTGGAG GTATATGAGTAGACCAGTGATGAGCGGCCCTGGCCTCTATGACCCGACGACCATCATGAATGCAGACATTCTAGCCTACTGTCAGAAGGAAGGATGGTGCAAACTCGCTTTTTACCTTCTAGCGTTTTTTTACTACCTATACGG CATGATCTATGTTCTGGTGAGCTCTTAG